The proteins below come from a single Pseudomonas chlororaphis genomic window:
- a CDS encoding histidine kinase: MTSVEPVSERALILAPLGRDSQIALMILNEAGFGGLICRHLGHLCEELAHGAGLLVISSEALMGPDLEALFLHIEQQPAWSDLPIVLLTHHGGPEQNPAARIGAQLGNVTFLERPFHPVTLVSLVTTALRGRRRQYDARDRLIDLSNSEQRLQTTLETLEQQVEERTAQLRHNEEALRQSQKMEAVGQLTGGIAHDFNNMLTGIIGSLELLRRRLARGRTEDLDSLIDLGVTSANRAAGLTHRLLAFSRRQSLDSKAVQMNTLVLSMGELLQRSLNESIRLDMQLDDQLWVAEADPNQLESALLNLVLNARDAMPDGGNLVVRTSNQHLDTTFTDAYSNLKPGDYVVLSVQDTGCGMPEAVMNRAFDPFFTTKPIGQGTGLGLSMIYGFSKQSRGHVAIDSTVGEGTTVTLYLPRFVGEEIHEPQVAAQHPPYAQDGETVLIVEDDSAVRVLVSTVLSELGYAFVEAADANEAVPILQSGQRIDLLISDVGLPGMNGRQLAEIGRQIRPDLRVLFITGYAEHAAVRGGFLDPGMQMITKPFTFDLLTAKVQEMIGG, encoded by the coding sequence GTGACGTCAGTCGAGCCCGTGTCGGAGCGGGCGTTGATTCTCGCTCCGCTGGGACGGGACAGCCAGATCGCCCTGATGATTCTCAATGAAGCCGGTTTTGGCGGCCTCATCTGTCGGCACCTGGGCCACCTGTGCGAAGAACTGGCGCATGGCGCCGGGCTGCTGGTGATTTCCTCGGAAGCCCTGATGGGGCCTGACCTGGAGGCATTGTTCCTGCACATCGAGCAGCAACCGGCCTGGTCCGACCTGCCCATCGTCCTGCTGACCCATCACGGAGGCCCCGAACAGAACCCGGCGGCGCGCATTGGCGCGCAACTGGGCAACGTGACCTTCCTCGAACGGCCGTTCCATCCGGTGACCCTGGTCAGCCTGGTGACCACGGCCCTGCGCGGCCGCCGAAGGCAATATGACGCCCGGGACCGCCTGATCGACCTGAGCAACAGCGAACAGCGGCTCCAGACCACCCTCGAAACCCTCGAACAACAGGTGGAAGAACGTACCGCGCAGCTTCGCCACAATGAAGAGGCCTTGCGCCAATCCCAGAAAATGGAGGCCGTCGGCCAGTTGACGGGGGGCATCGCCCACGACTTCAACAACATGCTGACCGGGATCATCGGCAGCCTGGAACTGTTGCGCCGACGCCTGGCCCGGGGGCGCACCGAAGACCTGGACAGCCTGATCGACCTGGGGGTGACATCGGCCAACCGCGCCGCCGGCCTGACCCACCGACTGCTGGCCTTCTCACGCCGCCAGTCGCTGGACTCCAAGGCCGTGCAGATGAACACCCTGGTGCTGTCCATGGGGGAGCTGCTGCAACGTAGCCTCAACGAGAGCATTCGCCTAGACATGCAACTGGACGACCAGCTCTGGGTCGCCGAGGCGGACCCCAACCAACTGGAAAGCGCCCTGCTCAACCTCGTGCTCAACGCCCGGGACGCAATGCCGGATGGCGGCAACCTGGTGGTGCGGACCTCCAATCAGCACCTGGACACGACCTTTACCGACGCCTACAGCAACCTCAAACCTGGCGACTACGTGGTGCTGAGTGTGCAGGACACCGGCTGCGGCATGCCTGAAGCAGTGATGAACCGCGCGTTCGATCCGTTCTTCACCACCAAGCCGATCGGCCAGGGCACCGGGCTCGGGCTGTCGATGATCTATGGCTTCAGCAAGCAGTCGCGCGGTCACGTGGCCATCGACAGCACGGTGGGCGAAGGCACCACCGTGACCCTGTACCTGCCGCGTTTTGTCGGCGAAGAAATCCACGAACCCCAGGTCGCCGCCCAGCATCCGCCGTACGCACAGGATGGCGAAACCGTACTGATCGTCGAGGACGATTCCGCGGTGCGGGTGCTGGTCAGTACCGTGCTCAGCGAACTGGGCTATGCCTTCGTCGAAGCGGCAGACGCCAATGAGGCGGTGCCGATCCTGCAGTCAGGCCAGCGCATCGACCTGCTGATCAGCGACGTCGGCCTGCCCGGCATGAACGGCCGGCAACTTGCGGAAATCGGCCGGCAGATCCGCCCCGACCTGCGCGTGCTGTTCATCACCGGCTACGCCGAACACGCAGCGGTACGGGGCGGCTTCCTCGACCCCGGCATGCAGATGATCACCAAGCCGTTCACATTCGACCTGTTGACGGCAAAGGTGCAGGAAATGATCGGAGGCTGA
- a CDS encoding circadian clock protein KaiC — MSTSNELISAKAATGIEGLDDILSGGLSRSHVFLLEGEPGTGKTTVALQFLLAGAQAGERSLYITLSETERELRQGAASHGWTIDENVHIFELTPPESLLNAEHQQSLLYSSDLELGEATRQIFEVVERVKPSRVVLDSLSEIRLLAQSSLRYRRQILAIKHYFVRYDATVLLLDDLTTESLDKTVHSVAHGVIRLEELTPTYGAERRRIRIVKYRGQKYRGGFHDFTIMGDGVHVFPRLVAAEHRGTYQRLQLSSGIAEMDALLGGGIETGSSTLILGPAGTGKSLIALIFAAAAVQRGEKAALFIFDEELGLLFERMRNLGIDLQALQDTGNLLIEQVDAAELSPGEFSHRVRRCVDAGDIKTVVIDSINGYQAAMPEENALVLHMHELLLYLNRKGAATFMTVAQHGLVGDMQAPVDITYLADTVILLRYFEALGKVRRAISIIKKRTGTHESTIREYRISSRGMTIGEPLEAFQGVLRGVPTYMGADNPLLKDESQ, encoded by the coding sequence TTGTCTACATCCAACGAGTTGATCAGTGCCAAAGCCGCCACCGGTATCGAAGGGCTGGACGACATCCTTTCCGGTGGCTTGTCCCGCAGTCACGTGTTCCTGCTGGAGGGGGAACCGGGAACCGGCAAGACCACGGTCGCGTTGCAATTTTTGCTGGCTGGCGCCCAAGCCGGCGAGCGCTCGCTGTACATCACGCTGTCGGAAACCGAGCGTGAATTGCGCCAAGGCGCGGCGTCCCACGGCTGGACGATCGATGAAAACGTGCACATCTTCGAGCTGACGCCCCCTGAAAGCCTGCTTAACGCCGAGCACCAGCAAAGCCTGCTGTATTCCTCTGACCTCGAACTGGGGGAAGCGACCCGGCAAATCTTCGAAGTGGTCGAGCGGGTCAAACCCAGCCGCGTGGTGCTCGACAGCCTGTCGGAGATCCGCTTGCTGGCGCAGAGTTCGCTGCGTTATCGCCGCCAGATCCTGGCCATCAAGCATTATTTCGTGCGCTACGACGCCACCGTGCTATTGCTCGACGACCTCACCACCGAATCGCTGGACAAGACCGTGCACAGCGTCGCCCATGGGGTGATCCGCCTGGAAGAACTGACGCCCACCTACGGCGCCGAACGTCGACGCATCCGGATCGTGAAGTATCGTGGGCAGAAGTACCGCGGCGGGTTCCACGACTTCACCATCATGGGCGATGGCGTGCATGTGTTCCCGCGCCTGGTGGCCGCCGAGCACCGGGGTACCTACCAGCGCCTGCAGTTGTCCAGCGGCATCGCCGAAATGGACGCACTGCTGGGCGGAGGCATCGAAACCGGTTCGAGCACGCTGATACTGGGCCCTGCCGGTACGGGCAAGTCGTTGATCGCGCTGATCTTCGCCGCCGCGGCCGTACAACGAGGGGAAAAGGCTGCGCTGTTCATTTTCGACGAAGAACTCGGCCTGTTGTTCGAGCGCATGAGAAACCTTGGCATTGATCTGCAGGCCCTTCAGGACACTGGCAACCTGCTGATCGAGCAGGTAGACGCCGCCGAACTGTCTCCCGGCGAGTTCTCCCACCGGGTACGACGTTGCGTCGATGCCGGCGACATCAAGACCGTGGTCATCGACAGCATCAACGGCTACCAGGCCGCGATGCCGGAAGAGAACGCCCTGGTGCTGCACATGCACGAGCTGTTGCTCTACCTCAACCGCAAGGGCGCCGCTACATTCATGACCGTGGCCCAACATGGCCTGGTCGGTGACATGCAGGCCCCGGTGGACATCACTTACCTGGCCGACACGGTGATTCTGTTGCGTTATTTCGAAGCCCTGGGCAAGGTCCGCCGGGCCATTTCCATCATCAAGAAACGCACCGGCACCCATGAATCGACCATCCGCGAATACCGCATCAGCAGCAGGGGCATGACCATCGGCGAGCCGCTGGAAGCGTTCCAGGGCGTATTGCGTGGGGTACCGACCTACATGGGAGCGGATAATCCGTTGCTCAAGGATGAATCACAGTGA